In the genome of Synechococcus sp. CB0101, the window AATACCCCGGGTAAGCCACCACCCAATCCACCGAAAAGGTTGCTCCATCGCGATCGCGGTACTGCACACCATTCGGAAGGCGGATGGCCACCTCACGCCTAGCGAGCAAAGGCAATAGCGGTGTATCGGCAGCCACGCTGGCCTGGGGGGGCACCAGCGCCACGGCCTTGAGCGCTGCAGCCCGGCGACTGAGCATCTGTGCGGGTGACACATGCACCCAAGGAACAAAGCTGTCGGGCACAATCGCCGAGAGGCTGCGATGTGGGTTGCCAACCAGGGCCAGCGTTAGCGCCAGGCTGAGGGCCCCCGTCCATGCCGGCCGCACCCAGCGCTGCTGCCAGAAGCCGGGGTGCGCTTTCCACCAAAGCAGCGATCCCATGTAAAGACCGGGCACTAGGGCCAGCACATAGCGGAGGTTCACAGCAAGCGCGGTGCGCCCCTGTGACAGCAATGCCACGAGCAATGGCGCCGAGACCAGCAGCGCCACATCGATCGAAACCAAGGGCACCAAGAGCAGCGGCAGGCTGAGGGCGAGCAAGAAACCCAGGGTTGTGCCTGGTGGGCTGACCAAAGCAGCCAGGAGAGCCCCGGGCCTCCGAAGCATGGCCAGCACAACCTGCACAGTGCCGCCCGACACGTCATCGACCAGGTGGCCAAACTTCTCCTGGAGAAAGCGATCCGAGAGCGAGGAATCAAACGAGGGCTGGATGGCAGTGGTCATCACCACAACCCAGACCAGGGAGAGCAGCATCAATGCCGCACCAACCCAGCGCGCACCCGGGCGACGCACAACTGCCCAGAGCCCCAGGGAAAACAGCACCAAACCGCTGTCTTCTCGAACCAACAACAACGGCAGCGCCGCACAGGCCACCTGCCACCAGCGCCGTTCCAGCAGGCCTTCAATCACCAGAAAACCAAGCAGTGGCAGCCAGATCAGGTCGTGAAAGTTCTCGAGCATCGGCCCGATCACCGCACCACTGAGGTAGTAGGCGCAGGTGAGGCGTAGGGCGAGTGCCTGATTGAGATAGCGGCTGGCCACTCGCCAAAACACCAGCCCAGCAGCCGTGAGCAACGTGACCTGCAGCAAGGGCAGGGCCCACGGGCCGATCCAAACCACCAATGGAGCTGCCA includes:
- a CDS encoding DUF2079 domain-containing protein, which produces MLVQIWRLESLTATYDQALFLQELWSTAQGRPFESSLSSVLSGAVAVHGDLPRIDYLHLGQHANALTLLAAPLVVWIGPWALPLLQVTLLTAAGLVFWRVASRYLNQALALRLTCAYYLSGAVIGPMLENFHDLIWLPLLGFLVIEGLLERRWWQVACAALPLLLVREDSGLVLFSLGLWAVVRRPGARWVGAALMLLSLVWVVVMTTAIQPSFDSSLSDRFLQEKFGHLVDDVSGGTVQVVLAMLRRPGALLAALVSPPGTTLGFLLALSLPLLLVPLVSIDVALLVSAPLLVALLSQGRTALAVNLRYVLALVPGLYMGSLLWWKAHPGFWQQRWVRPAWTGALSLALTLALVGNPHRSLSAIVPDSFVPWVHVSPAQMLSRRAAALKAVALVPPQASVAADTPLLPLLARREVAIRLPNGVQYRDRDGATFSVDWVVAYPGYYTPMVPVFREEAEMQRLLLDQLASLQASGEYRQVHQDRGLVVLRRAQAQP